Proteins encoded within one genomic window of Amycolatopsis nigrescens CSC17Ta-90:
- a CDS encoding NAD(P)H-dependent oxidoreductase subunit E: MTVDSAGMSMADRVRAVVETHRGDRGALMPILHGIQAEFGYIDQAMVPVLATELNISRADVHGVVSFYTDFRSEPAGRTTVKLCRAEACQSVGAERLVEHAQQVWHTKVGQTSADGALTLDQVFCLGNCALGPAGQINGKLYGRLDETRLDAIIEAETGKA, encoded by the coding sequence CAGTGCCGGCATGTCGATGGCCGATCGGGTGCGGGCGGTGGTCGAGACCCACCGTGGCGACCGGGGCGCGCTGATGCCGATCCTGCACGGTATCCAGGCCGAGTTCGGCTACATCGACCAGGCGATGGTGCCGGTGCTGGCCACCGAGCTGAACATCTCCCGCGCCGACGTGCACGGCGTGGTCAGCTTCTACACCGACTTCCGGTCCGAGCCGGCCGGCCGCACCACCGTGAAACTCTGCCGCGCCGAAGCCTGCCAGTCGGTGGGCGCCGAGCGGCTCGTCGAGCACGCCCAGCAGGTATGGCACACCAAGGTCGGGCAGACCAGCGCGGACGGCGCGCTGACCCTCGACCAGGTCTTCTGCCTCGGCAACTGCGCGCTCGGGCCCGCCGGGCAGATCAACGGAAAGCTATACGGGCGGCTCGACGAAACCCGCCTCGACGCCATCATCGAGGCAGAAACGGGGAAGGCATGA